A window of Nicotiana tabacum cultivar K326 chromosome 24, ASM71507v2, whole genome shotgun sequence contains these coding sequences:
- the LOC107761604 gene encoding polygalacturonase-like yields the protein MKMENPISSLFLISLLSIFLTEAIADVVTILNVLNLGAKTDGKTDSTKAFLTAWAAACGSSKPANIFVPQGKYLVKQAHFKGKCKNRAITFQIDGILVAPSDYNVIGNAKNWLLFEGVDGVSIHGGILDGQGTSLWSCKASGKNCPRGATTLGFSNSNNVAITELTSLNSQMFHIVFNGCKNVKLQAIKVFASGKSPNTDGIHVQLSSDISILNSKISTGDDCISIGSGTTNLWIQNIACGPGHGISIGSLGKDFQEAGVQNVTVRSVIFKNTQNGVRIKTWGRPSTGFVKNVLFQHATMINVQNPIVIDQNYCPYNKNCPGQVSGVKISDVTYQDIYGSSATRVAMKFDCSKRNPCQGIKLEDVHLTYKNQPAAQASCANAAGTTSGIIQPTSCL from the exons ATGAAAATGGAGAACcccatttcttctctttttcttatttcacTTCTCTCCATTTTCTTGACTGAAGCCATAGCTGATGTTGTGACAATATTAAATGTGCTGAATTTGGGGGCAAAGACAGATGGAAAAACTGACTCAACAAAGGCTTTTTTAACTGCTTGGGCAGCAGCTTGTGGCTCTTCAAAACCAGCCAACATATTTGTCCCACAAGGAAAGTATTTGGTTAAACAAGCACATTTTAAAGGAAAATGCAAGAATAGAGCCATAACGTTCCAAATTGATGGCATACTCGTTGCACCCTCTGATTATAATGTGATTGGAAATGCCAAAAATTGGCTTCTGTTTGAAGGTGTTGATGGAGTTTCCATTCACGGTGGAATTCTTGATGGCCAAGGGACTAGTTTGTGGAGTTGCAAAGCCTCGGGCAAGAACTGCCCGAGGGGCGCCACG ACTCTGGGATTTTCCAACTCTAACAATGTAGCAATAACAGAACTAACCTCATTGAACAGCCAAATGTTTCATATTGTCTTCAATGGGTGCAAAAATGTGAAGTTGCAGGCCATTAAAGTTTTTGCCTCTGGCAAAAGCCCGAATACAGATGGCATTCACGTACAATTATCGTCTGATATTTCAATCTTGAACTCAAAAATCAGTACTGGAGATGATTGCATATCCATCGGTTCAGGAACTACTAACTTGTGGATCCAAAATATAGCTTGTGGCCCTGGCCATGGAATCAG CATTGGGAGTTTAGGCAAGGATTTTCAAGAAGCAGGGGTGCAAAATGTGACAGTCAGATCAGTTATATTTAAGAACACACAAAATGGTGTGAGGATCAAAACATGGGGTAGACCAAGTACTGGCTTTGTCAAGAATGTTCTTTTCCAGCATGCTACAATGATTAACGTTCAAAATCCAATCGTTATTGATCAAAATTATTGTCCATATAACAAAAATTGTCCCGGCCAG GTGTCAGGTGTGAAAATTAGTGATGTTACATATCAAGATATCTATGGAAGTTCAGCAACACGAGTCGCAATGAAATTTGATTGCAGCAAAAGAAATCCATGCCAAGGAATAAAATTGGAAGATGTACATCTCACTTATAAGAATCAACCAGCTGCTCAAGCTTCATGTGCTAATGCTGCAGGAACAACTTCTGGCATAATTCAGCCTACCAGTTGTTTGTAA